The following proteins are encoded in a genomic region of Triticum dicoccoides isolate Atlit2015 ecotype Zavitan chromosome 1B, WEW_v2.0, whole genome shotgun sequence:
- the LOC119350399 gene encoding uncharacterized protein LOC119350399 encodes MGRRGGGEGTARGRRWGGEGTAMGRRGGDKGDGDRTTCRKERQIGNSYQQHAATLPARGRRGPCIRGEGELEGGRALLLVPPSPAAAVPFDAAPSGSVRFGGDHPSSVPRCRSLATNQDLRKALVYLQVKLNEAMIIYLEDQSR; translated from the exons ATGGGGcggcgagggggcggcgaggggacgGCGAGGGGACGACGATGGGGCGGCGAGGGGACGGCGATGGGGCGGCGAGGGGGCGACAAAGGGGACGGCGACAGA ACTACTTGCCGCAAAGAGCGGCAAATAGGAAATTCCTACCAGCAGCACGCTGCAACTCTCCCGGCGCGCGGCCGGCGAGGGCCTTGCATCCGCGGCGAAGGGGAGCTAGAAGGAGGACGCGCGCTTCTTCTCGTTCCTCCCTCACCGGCGGCGGCCGTCCCATTCGATGCGGCTCCATCTGGTTCGGTTCGGTTCGGTGGAGACCACCCCTCGTCCGTCCCGCGCTGCCGCTCACTAGCCACCAATCAG GACCTTCGGAAGGCATTGGTGTATTTGCAAGTTAAGTTGAATGAAGCAATGATAATTTATTTGGAGGACCAATCCAG GTGA